In Psychrobacter ciconiae, the genomic window CTGCTCAATCAGTACGCTCAGGCTTTTTGCAGCAAATTCTGGCGTTCCTGCAAATATCACCCGCAGTGGCGGCGTCATTGGCGTGGTCATAGAGCCTCTCAAGGTTATTGTTATTGATTAAAGTGGGCGTTTAGCCGCCTTTGCCATACTTTTGATGATTGTCGCATGACTTTAAAAAAATGCTCAGATTTTGGCTTTACATTATAGGCAACTTTTGCAGCGGGCGCTATGAATGCCTTCATTTCTCAAGAGTTTATTTCATCATATCGCAAGCAAAACTGCGCGCCGCTCCCGATTGACGCGCCACTACTTTTATCAAGATTACGATTAATTGCTTTTAATCGGGCAGCTTACGCCTTTATCATAACACCTTGTCATGAATGAGTATTGTGTTGCGATAAAACACGGTAAAATCAGGCGCTTCGGTGTTAAGATAGATTGTCAATTTAAAATATCGATCCTCTTAAGTTAGACCCTTTATTATGATGATCAAGACGAGTCCACTGATGGAGTCTCAAATTTGATTTATAGTGACCGCTGCTGTTAGGACAAGCTGCCATGCCTAAGTTTCAGTCATTACAACGCTTGCTAACTTTTTATTTAATGACGCTGGTTATGATGTTGGCGTTATATTACGCCATGATGGTCGTCTTGATTAAAAATATCAATCAAGAGCAAAGCTTGCAAGCTTTAGAAGCCTTCAAATTTGAAATTTTCAGTTTAGTCACGCCAAATGATGATGACATTGCCCAGATTCTTAAAAAGCCTGTGTTTCAGGAGTTAAGTTATCAGCTGATTTTTATGCTGCCCTCAGGGCAAACCTATGTCCACAGGGCAACACGACCTGATGAGCAAAAATTTGCCGCCGTTACCTTTCCGGTGCTTAGTCATCAGCATCATGATGAGCATAGCGCTTATACGCTGTCGGAGCAAACGCTGACCGCAACCCTTGATTTGAACAATAAAGCACAAGTTTATTTGGTCATCAGGCACAAGCCCGTGCAAATCGAGTGGACGGCATATCCGTCTTGGCTGCCGCTGATGGTCGCCATTGCGTTATTTATTGGGGCGCTGCTGTTTATTTTAAAACGGCGAAACAATTGGGAGCAGCTGCTTGATTACGCGAATAATTTAACCCTCACTGCCAAAGATGGCTACACACCGCCGCCATTTGATAAAGCCGACTCACCAATCGAGTTTTTACGCTTAGGGCATCTGCTCGGTCGAGTCAGTCACGACTTACGCCAAAAACAGCGGCAAATTAAACTGCTCAGCCACCGCCTAGAGCGTTTGGTAGATAAAGCGCCGCTTCCTACGCTGATGATCACGCGCCAAGGTCAAATCAGCTTTTTTAACCAACGCTTTGAGCAAGCATTTACTACCCAATTTCAACGTGAAACCAGTTATAAACTCACGGATTTTGTCACGGGAAGTGATAAGCCCACCCAGCAGCTACTACAGCGCCTTGACAATCAAAAAGTCGCGCGCAGTCTGCTGGTCTTTGGCTTAGACGATAAGCTTGCCTATCAGCTGCATTTAACGCCTTGGTTTGGCGATCATGGTCAAATTCATGGTTTTACGGTCATGCTCAATAATATCGACCCGTGGCTACAAAAAACCAAAGCCCTTGAAACCGAAGTGGAGCTACAGCAGCAAAGTATTAAAGAAATGACGCGGCTTCGCTCCATGATTGGGCATGAGCTACGAACGCCGCTTAATGCCATTATTGGCACGCTGGATTTAATTGACGCTGAGCGCTTAACGGCAGATCAGCAAGATCTGCTTAAAACGCTATTACAATCGAGCCAATCGATGTTGACCTTGCTCAATGATATGCTTGAAATGGCAAAAATTGAGTCAGGGGCCGCCGTTATTATTGATGAGCCGGTGGATATTTTTAAAGTCAGTCAACACGTTAGCACCTTGATGATTGGTGCTGCCAGACAAAAGGGGCTTGAGCTGATTTATGCGTTTATGCCCGACTGCCCGCGCTATATCCATACGGACCACACAAGGCTTCGACAAATTTTATTAAATCTTTTGGACAACAGCATAAAGTTTACCGCCACAGGTCACGTAGCGCTTGTGATTGATTTGATTTCTAGTGAAGAATTACAGCGCATTACTGATGACAAGCTACAAGAAAAACTCAATAAGCTTAACACTGCTTTAGGAGTGCAAACCGTCAGCGACCGCGATTTGACCACGCACCGCTGGCTTGAAGAGATGGCTCAAAAACAGCAGTCATGGATTCGCTTTCGGGTGATGGATACTGGTATCGGCATCAGCTTTGAGGAGCAGCAGCGATTATTCACCTATTTTAATCAAGCCAATAACCAAATCAGCCGTCAGTTTGGCGGCAGTGGTCTAGGACTTGCTATCTCCAGCAGCTTTGCCAAGCTTTTAGGCGGCTTTATTTTATTGACCAGTGAAAAAGATCACGGGAGCTGCTTTGATTTATTTTTGCCCAGTCAAACGCCCAAGTTTAGACCGCTTTATTTGTCAAATCATAAATTTAGCCATTTGCAATTGATTGGCATTATTAATAATCGTCTGCGCGAGAGTTATTTGCAGCGCTTAGGCGAGCATTTGTCCTTGCCCACTCAGTTATATCATAAAATAGACCATCAAGTCCTTCAAGA contains:
- a CDS encoding hybrid sensor histidine kinase/response regulator, with amino-acid sequence MMLALYYAMMVVLIKNINQEQSLQALEAFKFEIFSLVTPNDDDIAQILKKPVFQELSYQLIFMLPSGQTYVHRATRPDEQKFAAVTFPVLSHQHHDEHSAYTLSEQTLTATLDLNNKAQVYLVIRHKPVQIEWTAYPSWLPLMVAIALFIGALLFILKRRNNWEQLLDYANNLTLTAKDGYTPPPFDKADSPIEFLRLGHLLGRVSHDLRQKQRQIKLLSHRLERLVDKAPLPTLMITRQGQISFFNQRFEQAFTTQFQRETSYKLTDFVTGSDKPTQQLLQRLDNQKVARSLLVFGLDDKLAYQLHLTPWFGDHGQIHGFTVMLNNIDPWLQKTKALETEVELQQQSIKEMTRLRSMIGHELRTPLNAIIGTLDLIDAERLTADQQDLLKTLLQSSQSMLTLLNDMLEMAKIESGAAVIIDEPVDIFKVSQHVSTLMIGAARQKGLELIYAFMPDCPRYIHTDHTRLRQILLNLLDNSIKFTATGHVALVIDLISSEELQRITDDKLQEKLNKLNTALGVQTVSDRDLTTHRWLEEMAQKQQSWIRFRVMDTGIGISFEEQQRLFTYFNQANNQISRQFGGSGLGLAISSSFAKLLGGFILLTSEKDHGSCFDLFLPSQTPKFRPLYLSNHKFSHLQLIGIINNRLRESYLQRLGEHLSLPTQLYHKIDHQVLQDIDRTLSQLPSAKSPVLLIDYEYYVSVQDSPAQPLLKQLIAQKSVAKILMSMKAERGIPSALLEQFDGFLNKPIDVARLLSELTRLTQAFPELTPDSPEPQSNDAINFESKAPSPQDNAQPKADATAPPPLILIVEDNITNQKITKKMLEKLGYRSLLAEDGQQALEVLADHRQDIALILMDYRMPVMDGLEATKAIRAMGDDIIIIALTANNSDEDKAACLAVGMNEFLAKPVNKAQLQTVLEKLLPSQN